Proteins encoded within one genomic window of Halorussus salilacus:
- a CDS encoding sulfatase → MNVLLVTVDSLRADRVNPEVMPATRAFADDALEFTECVANGPSTPASFPAIHASRYFASIEGLGLPEPGRDDAIRTLAETLREEGYATAGYTDNHFASGSYRYDRGFGEMYDASGAAEAGRLKQFVQSNLDKDGPLFKTIEAVYNRADAVFASATGNDSEYERAESLNDRALGWVDDRENEWFAWLHYMDAHHPYEAPDEYQREFLDEPLPLARCRGLSRKGTHHPEEVTDREWELIRGLYDAECAYVDDQFAALLDALDDRGELDDTLVVFTADHGELVGEHGHAGHPPEFWEGVLRVPFVVAHPDRGAATVDGQVRLIDAAPTITDALGLDAFDGWEGASALDLADGEVEGREYAFADVGRQIEYARCCARRADGWKLLRHADDGEFCFDVRETPDERPEDDRTGESPPEYAELSRALDDHRERMRRMREGGSRGIDEDDEMVEDHLKDLGYME, encoded by the coding sequence ATGAACGTCCTCCTCGTCACGGTCGACTCCCTGCGCGCCGACCGGGTGAACCCGGAGGTGATGCCCGCGACCCGCGCGTTCGCCGACGACGCCCTCGAATTCACCGAGTGCGTCGCCAACGGGCCGTCGACCCCGGCGTCGTTCCCCGCCATCCACGCCAGTCGGTACTTCGCGAGCATCGAGGGACTGGGTCTGCCCGAACCCGGACGCGACGACGCCATCCGGACGCTGGCCGAGACCCTGCGCGAGGAGGGCTACGCCACCGCGGGCTACACCGACAACCACTTCGCGAGCGGGTCGTACCGCTACGACCGCGGGTTCGGCGAGATGTACGACGCCAGCGGGGCGGCCGAGGCCGGGCGGCTCAAGCAGTTCGTCCAGTCGAACCTCGACAAGGACGGACCGCTGTTCAAGACCATCGAGGCGGTGTACAACCGCGCCGACGCGGTGTTCGCGAGCGCCACCGGCAACGACAGCGAGTACGAGCGCGCCGAGTCGCTGAACGACCGGGCGCTCGGCTGGGTCGACGACCGCGAGAACGAGTGGTTCGCGTGGCTGCACTACATGGACGCCCATCACCCCTACGAGGCTCCCGACGAGTACCAGCGCGAATTTCTGGACGAGCCCCTCCCGCTCGCGCGGTGTCGGGGCCTCTCGCGGAAGGGCACCCACCACCCCGAGGAGGTCACCGACCGCGAGTGGGAGCTGATTCGGGGGCTGTACGACGCCGAGTGCGCCTACGTCGACGACCAGTTCGCGGCCCTGCTCGACGCGCTCGACGACCGCGGCGAGCTCGACGACACCCTCGTCGTGTTCACCGCCGACCACGGCGAACTCGTGGGCGAACACGGCCACGCGGGCCACCCGCCGGAGTTCTGGGAGGGCGTGCTCCGGGTCCCGTTCGTGGTGGCTCACCCCGACCGCGGGGCCGCCACCGTGGACGGACAGGTCCGGCTCATCGACGCGGCACCGACGATTACGGACGCGCTCGGCCTCGACGCGTTCGACGGTTGGGAGGGCGCGTCGGCCCTCGACCTCGCCGACGGCGAGGTCGAGGGCCGCGAGTACGCGTTCGCCGACGTGGGGCGTCAAATCGAGTACGCCAGATGTTGCGCCCGCCGGGCCGACGGCTGGAAGCTCCTCCGGCACGCCGACGACGGCGAGTTCTGCTTCGACGTGCGCGAGACCCCCGACGAGCGCCCCGAGGACGACCGTACGGGCGAGTCCCCGCCGGAGTACGCGGAGCTATCGCGAGCGCTCGACGACCATCGCGAGCGGATGAGGCGGATGCGAGAGGGCGGCTCGCGCGGTATCGACGAGGACGACGAGATGGTCGAGGACCACCTCAAGGACCTCGGCTACATGGAGTAG
- a CDS encoding sulfatase: MSDRPNVLVLVFDTLRADAPSCYDGAFSVETPAFDRVAARGTLFESAFAVGPWTPPSHGALFSGRYPNDTGFDGAWPTMPESVPLLAEWFADRGYRTVGIPGPAKMGSATGLDRGFEEYYEVYEEVAERPSLAYLRQFATDPLVRRDGVRLVGEGNDYFTEIKFEKLREWLGDSPEPFFAMANLTTVHAPYDPPRPYKQEATPELSRPRFGLVEELLDRLGSSNSPCEFDDPAVDDDRLFRAADGAGATSIALRYFEDPESLSPAELAVLREWYGASLRYLDDRLGAFLDWLDRAGLADDTVVVLTSDHGEAFGEHDALYHGNFLYDEITRVPLVVAGPGVPAGERRTDLASHVDLFATLCDICGLDAPETEGASLFGDFEREAVFAAEAPSDPRDRDAASEVSEATLREFAVGRKSIRTDEYRFESRSDGTEILYELPGESVVPDADESLPEVVADLRERLVETLGAEFDDAGSAGAAEAEYTEGVERNLRELGYLE, encoded by the coding sequence ATGAGCGACCGCCCGAACGTCCTCGTGCTCGTCTTCGACACGCTCCGGGCAGACGCCCCCTCCTGTTACGACGGGGCGTTCTCGGTCGAGACCCCCGCGTTCGACCGCGTTGCCGCGCGGGGAACCCTCTTCGAGAGCGCCTTCGCGGTCGGCCCGTGGACCCCGCCGTCCCACGGCGCGCTGTTCTCGGGACGCTACCCGAACGACACGGGCTTCGACGGCGCGTGGCCGACCATGCCCGAGTCGGTCCCCCTGCTCGCCGAATGGTTCGCCGACCGGGGCTACCGAACCGTCGGCATCCCGGGGCCCGCGAAGATGGGGTCGGCGACCGGCCTCGACCGCGGGTTCGAGGAGTACTACGAAGTGTACGAGGAGGTCGCCGAGCGGCCGTCGCTCGCGTACCTCCGACAGTTCGCGACCGACCCCCTCGTGCGCCGGGACGGCGTCCGACTCGTCGGCGAGGGCAACGACTACTTCACCGAGATAAAGTTCGAAAAGCTACGGGAGTGGCTGGGCGATTCGCCGGAGCCGTTCTTCGCGATGGCGAACCTGACCACGGTTCACGCGCCGTACGACCCGCCCAGACCGTACAAGCAGGAGGCGACGCCCGAACTCTCCCGGCCCCGGTTCGGGCTGGTCGAGGAACTGCTCGACAGGCTCGGGTCGTCGAACTCGCCCTGCGAGTTCGACGACCCCGCCGTCGACGACGACAGACTGTTCCGGGCGGCCGACGGCGCGGGCGCGACGAGCATCGCGCTCCGGTACTTCGAGGACCCCGAGTCGCTGTCTCCGGCCGAACTCGCCGTCCTCCGGGAGTGGTACGGCGCGAGCCTGCGGTACCTCGACGACCGCCTCGGGGCGTTCCTCGACTGGCTCGACCGCGCGGGGCTCGCCGACGACACGGTCGTCGTCCTCACCTCCGACCACGGCGAGGCGTTCGGCGAACACGACGCGCTCTACCACGGTAACTTCCTCTACGACGAGATCACCCGGGTCCCGCTCGTGGTCGCCGGGCCGGGCGTCCCGGCGGGCGAGCGCCGGACCGACCTCGCCTCGCACGTCGACCTGTTCGCCACGCTCTGCGATATCTGCGGACTCGACGCTCCCGAGACCGAGGGCGCGTCGCTGTTCGGCGATTTCGAGCGCGAGGCCGTCTTCGCCGCCGAGGCCCCCTCGGACCCGCGGGACCGCGACGCCGCGAGCGAGGTCTCGGAGGCGACGCTGCGGGAGTTCGCGGTCGGCCGGAAGTCGATTCGGACCGACGAGTACCGGTTCGAGTCGCGGTCCGACGGCACCGAAATCCTGTACGAACTGCCGGGCGAGTCCGTCGTCCCCGACGCCGACGAGTCGCTCCCGGAGGTCGTCGCCGACCTCCGGGAGCGACTCGTCGAGACCCTCGGCGCGGAGTTCGACGACGCCGGGTCGGCGGGAGCGGCCGAGGCCGAGTACACCGAGGGCGTCGAGCGGAACCTCCGCGAACTCGGCTACCTCGAATAG
- a CDS encoding alkaline phosphatase family protein codes for MQTLLVGLDAACFPVLRPLFEDGDLPHLESLFEDGAAGRLESQIPPWTASAWPSLYTGTNPGTHGVFDFLRFDGYDWDIVNATDVRQRTLWEYADEAGLTSVVVNAPVTSPPPDIDGAVIPGYLAPEDPPCHPEGILDDVREAVGDYRVYARRETDETAGDDRFDDYLELARMRGEAFRYLADRFEPEFGFVQFQKTDAVFHDYPGDREKVRAIYRAVDEQIGEILDACDPDTVVVASDHGMGEYDGREFRVNEFLREAGVVETTTDGQGVPSWFQIKDEQLTEGGDGPRPAGRPLLERLAATAADFGLTYQRGKAILERLGLAAFVGRHVPVGAVFAASDAVDFAASRAYLRSPSELGVRLNVEGRDPEGVVPADEYERVREEIISLLSSATTPEGTPVFEEVVPREEYIDGPYAEEAVDVLAVPTDFRHSLSALVGEQFGDPEPWNHKRHGVVALAGEGVDADADLGDPHLFDVAPTVLATLGIAPADLMDGEALPAVEAPEPRSYPEYEVGAHESTEDAEVAERLSDLGYLE; via the coding sequence ATGCAGACGCTCCTGGTCGGACTCGACGCCGCCTGCTTTCCCGTGCTCCGACCGCTGTTCGAGGACGGCGACCTGCCCCACCTCGAATCGCTGTTCGAGGACGGGGCGGCCGGGCGACTGGAGTCCCAGATTCCGCCGTGGACCGCGAGCGCGTGGCCCTCGCTGTACACCGGCACCAACCCGGGCACGCACGGCGTCTTCGACTTCCTGCGGTTCGACGGCTACGACTGGGACATCGTGAACGCGACCGACGTGCGCCAGCGCACCCTCTGGGAGTACGCCGACGAGGCGGGCCTGACCAGCGTCGTGGTCAACGCGCCGGTCACCAGTCCGCCGCCCGACATCGACGGCGCGGTGATTCCGGGCTACCTCGCTCCGGAGGACCCGCCGTGTCACCCCGAGGGAATCCTCGACGACGTGCGCGAGGCGGTGGGCGACTACCGCGTCTACGCCCGCCGGGAGACCGACGAGACCGCGGGCGACGACCGGTTCGACGACTACCTCGAACTCGCCCGGATGCGCGGGGAGGCGTTCCGGTACCTCGCCGACCGATTCGAACCCGAGTTCGGGTTCGTCCAGTTCCAGAAGACCGACGCCGTCTTCCACGACTATCCCGGCGACCGCGAGAAGGTGCGGGCCATCTATCGGGCGGTGGACGAGCAAATCGGCGAGATACTCGACGCCTGCGACCCCGACACCGTCGTCGTCGCCAGCGACCACGGCATGGGCGAGTACGACGGCCGCGAGTTCCGGGTCAACGAGTTCCTCCGGGAGGCGGGCGTGGTCGAGACGACCACGGACGGACAGGGCGTGCCCTCGTGGTTCCAGATCAAGGACGAGCAGTTGACCGAGGGCGGGGACGGCCCGCGTCCCGCGGGCCGTCCCCTGCTCGAACGCCTCGCGGCGACCGCCGCAGACTTCGGCCTGACCTACCAGCGCGGCAAGGCGATTCTGGAGCGCCTCGGCCTCGCGGCGTTCGTCGGCCGCCACGTCCCGGTCGGCGCGGTGTTCGCCGCGAGCGACGCGGTGGACTTCGCGGCCTCGCGGGCGTACCTCCGGTCGCCCTCCGAACTGGGAGTTCGGCTCAACGTCGAGGGCCGCGACCCCGAGGGGGTCGTGCCCGCAGACGAGTACGAGCGCGTGCGCGAGGAGATAATCTCGCTGCTGTCGAGCGCGACCACGCCCGAGGGGACGCCCGTCTTCGAGGAGGTCGTCCCCCGCGAGGAGTACATCGACGGCCCCTACGCCGAGGAGGCGGTGGACGTGCTCGCGGTGCCGACCGACTTCCGGCACTCGCTGTCGGCGCTCGTCGGCGAGCAGTTCGGCGACCCCGAACCGTGGAACCACAAGCGCCACGGCGTCGTCGCGCTCGCGGGCGAGGGCGTGGACGCCGACGCCGACCTCGGGGACCCCCACCTGTTCGACGTGGCTCCGACCGTGTTGGCGACCCTCGGAATCGCGCCCGCAGACCTGATGGACGGCGAGGCGCTTCCGGCGGTCGAGGCCCCCGAGCCGCGGTCCTACCCCGAGTACGAGGTCGGCGCGCACGAGTCGACCGAGGACGCCGAGGTGGCCGAGCGA
- a CDS encoding glycosyltransferase family 4 protein, translating into MRVLQVTPRYPPRTGGVETHVAEIAERLVERGHEVTVLAADAGRGVPDRETRNGVEVRRFRGFAPGGAFHVAPGIARAVARADPDVVHAHNYHSLPVAFAALGASAASVLHGASDARFVVTPHYHGASADPVRDRLLSLYRPLGGWALRRADAVVAVSDWERRRLRADFGVEATVIPNGLDVSRFADATPEDRDRPYLLCVGRLEEYKGVQHAVRALADLPEYDLLVAGSGDYRDELERLAREAGVADRVAFLGYVESDRLPGLYAGAEAYLALSVFESYGMTVAEALASGTPCVVREAGALVDWTDRADCVGVESVAPEDVAAGVRAAVGRDAPDAALPTWDDVTERVLAVYR; encoded by the coding sequence ATGAGAGTTCTCCAGGTCACACCCCGGTACCCGCCACGCACCGGCGGCGTCGAGACCCACGTCGCCGAGATAGCCGAGCGACTGGTCGAGCGCGGCCACGAGGTGACGGTCTTGGCGGCCGACGCTGGCCGCGGGGTTCCCGACCGAGAGACCCGGAACGGCGTCGAAGTCCGTCGATTCCGGGGGTTCGCGCCCGGCGGGGCCTTCCACGTCGCGCCCGGAATCGCCCGCGCCGTCGCCCGTGCCGACCCCGACGTGGTCCACGCCCACAACTACCACTCCCTGCCGGTCGCGTTCGCGGCGCTCGGGGCGAGCGCCGCGTCGGTCCTCCACGGAGCGAGCGACGCGCGATTCGTCGTCACGCCCCACTACCACGGCGCGAGCGCAGACCCGGTCCGGGACCGACTGCTCTCGCTGTACCGACCCCTCGGCGGGTGGGCGCTCCGCCGGGCCGACGCGGTGGTCGCGGTCAGCGACTGGGAGCGAAGACGGCTTCGCGCCGACTTCGGCGTCGAGGCGACCGTGATTCCAAACGGCCTCGACGTCTCGCGGTTCGCCGACGCGACCCCCGAGGACCGCGACCGACCCTACCTGCTCTGCGTCGGGCGACTGGAGGAGTACAAGGGCGTCCAGCACGCCGTCCGGGCGCTCGCCGACCTGCCGGAGTACGACCTGCTGGTCGCGGGGTCGGGCGACTACCGCGACGAACTGGAGCGACTCGCCCGCGAGGCTGGCGTGGCCGACCGGGTGGCGTTCCTCGGCTACGTCGAATCCGACCGCCTCCCCGGACTCTACGCCGGGGCCGAGGCGTACCTCGCGCTCTCGGTGTTCGAGTCCTACGGCATGACCGTCGCCGAGGCCCTCGCGTCGGGGACGCCCTGCGTGGTCCGGGAGGCGGGCGCACTGGTCGACTGGACCGACCGCGCCGACTGCGTGGGCGTCGAGTCGGTCGCGCCCGAGGACGTGGCCGCGGGCGTCCGGGCGGCGGTCGGGCGCGACGCGCCCGACGCCGCCCTGCCGACGTGGGACGACGTGACCGAGCGCGTGCTGGCGGTGTATCGGTGA
- a CDS encoding glycosyltransferase — MNSLVAAAGALVAVTALPYLAFLALYAWVRPSGSPADKRDAEPTVSVVLPTYNESGIVEKKLDDLLSLDYPMEKVELVVVDSSDDETPEVIEEYFADREHPDLTLIREEERRGLAPALNDAYAAAGNEMVVKTDCDSYVADDALREAAANLADPDVAAVTGQNAEVLGGSEVEAGYRGVQAHVQTLESHLDSTLIFHGPFSAFENDAIVPLDPESLADDTELALKIRRGGDRVVFDPAVRYSEASHSDFGKRRLQKDRRGMGLIRLLVQHRDALGKYGNYGRVVLPFNWWFMVASPWLVALDALVVTAAAVSVAGPAGLAVPAALAGFVWLGQKDLLGPLQAVYAVLDSQVSLLHAAVELLRGEGDGTWEVDEELREAFD; from the coding sequence ATGAACAGCCTCGTGGCCGCCGCCGGGGCGCTCGTCGCCGTTACGGCGTTGCCGTACCTCGCATTCCTCGCGCTGTACGCGTGGGTCCGGCCGAGCGGGTCGCCCGCCGACAAGCGCGACGCCGAGCCGACCGTCAGCGTCGTCCTCCCGACGTACAACGAGTCGGGCATCGTCGAGAAGAAGCTCGACGACCTGCTCTCGCTCGACTACCCGATGGAGAAGGTCGAACTCGTCGTCGTGGATTCGAGCGACGACGAGACCCCCGAGGTGATCGAGGAGTACTTCGCCGACCGCGAGCATCCCGACCTGACCCTCATCCGCGAGGAGGAGCGCCGGGGACTCGCACCCGCGCTCAACGACGCCTACGCCGCCGCGGGCAACGAGATGGTCGTCAAGACCGACTGCGATTCGTACGTCGCCGACGACGCGCTCCGGGAGGCCGCCGCGAACCTCGCCGACCCCGACGTGGCGGCCGTCACGGGCCAGAACGCCGAGGTCCTCGGCGGGAGCGAGGTCGAGGCGGGCTACCGGGGCGTCCAGGCACACGTCCAGACGCTCGAATCGCACCTCGACTCGACGCTCATCTTCCACGGTCCGTTCTCGGCGTTCGAGAACGACGCCATCGTCCCCCTCGACCCCGAGTCGCTCGCCGACGACACCGAACTCGCGCTCAAGATTCGCCGCGGCGGCGACCGCGTGGTCTTCGACCCCGCGGTCCGGTACAGCGAGGCCTCCCACTCGGACTTCGGCAAGCGCCGCCTCCAGAAGGACCGCAGGGGGATGGGACTCATCCGCCTGCTCGTCCAGCACCGCGACGCGCTCGGGAAGTACGGCAACTACGGCCGGGTCGTCCTCCCGTTCAACTGGTGGTTCATGGTGGCCTCGCCGTGGCTCGTGGCGCTCGACGCGCTGGTCGTCACCGCCGCGGCGGTGTCGGTCGCGGGCCCCGCGGGTCTGGCGGTCCCGGCCGCGCTCGCGGGGTTCGTCTGGCTCGGACAGAAGGACCTGCTCGGCCCCCTACAGGCCGTCTACGCCGTCCTCGACTCGCAGGTGTCGCTGCTCCACGCCGCGGTCGAACTCCTGCGCGGGGAGGGCGACGGGACGTGGGAGGTCGACGAGGAACTCCGCGAGGCGTTCGACTGA
- a CDS encoding alkaline phosphatase family protein — MTVYVVGLDGADWSLLRPWAEEGHLPALARILDEGVAGDLASTLPPVTFPAWKCYSTGKTPGKLGVYEWFAYDRATNEISANDASDFRSREYWDVLADRGRRAGVVNMPTTHPAGASASGAPDADASREGAVLTIAGSPASERKEFTSPESLKADLLDAIPDYRVKPDLVLDEATPDELVAEARELFEQRFAAATWLADQKECDLVHTTLFATDTLQHRLWDRPEKLRAAYERVDELLADLLARDDAEAVFLMSDHGFAEIDEIFLVNQWLLERGDLVVEDSETRDLLATVGLTEERLKRVVDRLGLVNLAQSLVPESLQRFFPSESGRVAIQDAAIDWTETRAVSLGRGPVYVNREAFPDDAAADAYAEDLASDFESLETPAGDPVAAAVHDPADVYTGERPRGPDLLVEYATGVDAPEAIGGEVFGETTEWLATHRPTGIFAGWGEGVATGSADLDLYDLAPTLLHYLGSPVPEDADGEVRFDALAGEATEREVAVGPPTATDAAGERAGEEVEETLRELGYLE, encoded by the coding sequence ATGACCGTCTACGTCGTCGGCCTCGACGGGGCCGACTGGTCGCTCCTCCGACCGTGGGCCGAGGAGGGCCACCTCCCGGCGCTCGCCAGGATTCTGGACGAGGGGGTCGCTGGGGACCTCGCGAGCACCCTCCCGCCCGTGACCTTCCCCGCGTGGAAGTGCTACTCGACCGGCAAGACCCCCGGAAAGCTCGGGGTCTACGAGTGGTTCGCGTACGACCGCGCGACCAACGAGATATCGGCCAACGACGCCAGCGACTTCCGGTCGCGCGAGTACTGGGACGTGCTGGCCGACCGCGGCCGCCGAGCGGGCGTGGTCAACATGCCGACCACCCACCCCGCGGGCGCGTCGGCGTCGGGCGCGCCCGACGCCGACGCGAGCAGAGAGGGAGCCGTCCTCACCATCGCGGGAAGCCCCGCGAGCGAGCGCAAGGAGTTCACCAGCCCCGAGTCGCTCAAAGCCGACCTCCTCGACGCGATTCCCGACTACCGGGTCAAGCCCGACCTCGTGCTCGACGAGGCGACCCCCGACGAACTGGTCGCGGAGGCCCGCGAGCTGTTCGAACAGCGGTTCGCGGCCGCGACGTGGCTCGCCGACCAGAAGGAGTGCGACCTCGTCCACACCACCCTCTTCGCGACCGACACGCTCCAGCACCGGCTGTGGGACCGCCCCGAGAAGCTCCGGGCGGCCTACGAGCGCGTGGACGAACTGCTCGCCGACCTGCTCGCGCGCGACGACGCCGAGGCCGTCTTCCTGATGAGCGACCACGGCTTCGCGGAAATCGACGAGATATTCCTCGTGAACCAGTGGCTACTGGAGCGGGGCGACCTCGTCGTCGAGGACTCGGAAACTCGGGACCTGCTCGCGACGGTCGGACTCACCGAGGAGCGCCTGAAGCGCGTCGTCGACCGCCTCGGCCTCGTCAACCTCGCCCAGTCGCTCGTGCCCGAGTCGCTCCAGCGGTTCTTCCCGAGCGAGAGCGGCCGGGTCGCGATTCAGGACGCCGCCATCGACTGGACCGAGACGAGGGCGGTCTCGCTCGGCCGCGGTCCGGTCTACGTCAACCGCGAGGCCTTCCCCGACGACGCGGCGGCCGACGCCTACGCCGAGGACCTCGCAAGCGACTTCGAATCCCTCGAAACCCCGGCGGGCGACCCGGTCGCCGCGGCGGTCCACGACCCCGCCGACGTCTACACCGGCGAGCGACCCCGCGGCCCGGACCTGCTCGTCGAGTACGCGACCGGCGTCGACGCCCCGGAGGCCATCGGCGGCGAGGTGTTCGGCGAGACCACCGAGTGGCTCGCGACCCACCGCCCGACCGGAATCTTCGCGGGGTGGGGCGAGGGGGTCGCGACCGGGAGCGCCGACCTCGACCTCTACGACCTCGCGCCGACACTCCTCCACTACCTCGGCTCGCCGGTCCCCGAGGACGCCGACGGCGAGGTCCGGTTCGACGCGCTGGCGGGCGAGGCGACCGAGCGGGAGGTCGCGGTCGGCCCGCCGACCGCGACCGACGCCGCGGGCGAGCGCGCGGGCGAGGAGGTCGAGGAGACCCTCCGCGAGCTGGGGTACCTCGAATGA
- a CDS encoding glycosyltransferase family 4 protein has translation MDPDAARVAMLHQDPHPAHRGFAEAVGADLVDYHRLSVGPLEGSVAEDALNGLAYPDYDVYLVEGSRPLYAALARRFTRGGKLVYLGADHGLYQLGNPDFEGSSGVKSLVGRFGTPAVRAVGRRGIDGVVAVSEFVAEFTRPVVGPDTPIEIAHPFVQPDAYDALGEVTPALDANVAVTVARPWAYKGVDMLVDAWPRVREAFPDAELHVVGGGHPESYAETPGVRVRGYVEDLADAFRPASLFVQPSRMDAFPVSTLEAMRAGVPPLVTRTAGTRSEAREIDPGLVVETNEYALSRGVREYFDRDPDDRRELARRARERGERFDPDSRKAAFREAFRDVLKEL, from the coding sequence ATGGACCCCGACGCCGCCCGCGTGGCGATGCTCCATCAGGACCCCCATCCAGCCCACCGCGGCTTCGCGGAGGCGGTCGGTGCCGACCTCGTCGACTACCACCGCCTGTCGGTCGGCCCCCTCGAAGGCAGCGTCGCCGAGGACGCCCTCAACGGGCTGGCGTACCCCGACTACGACGTCTACCTCGTCGAGGGGTCCCGTCCGCTGTACGCCGCGCTCGCCCGACGGTTCACCCGCGGCGGGAAGCTCGTCTACCTCGGGGCCGACCACGGCCTCTACCAGCTCGGCAACCCCGACTTCGAGGGGAGCTCGGGCGTGAAATCGCTTGTCGGGAGGTTCGGCACGCCCGCTGTCCGGGCGGTCGGCCGCCGGGGAATCGACGGCGTGGTCGCCGTCTCGGAGTTCGTCGCGGAGTTCACCCGGCCCGTGGTGGGGCCGGACACGCCCATCGAAATCGCCCACCCGTTCGTCCAGCCCGACGCCTACGACGCGCTGGGCGAGGTGACCCCCGCCCTCGACGCGAACGTCGCGGTCACGGTCGCCCGGCCGTGGGCGTACAAGGGCGTGGACATGCTCGTGGACGCGTGGCCGCGGGTCCGCGAGGCGTTCCCCGACGCCGAGTTGCACGTCGTCGGCGGGGGCCACCCCGAGTCGTACGCCGAGACGCCGGGCGTCCGGGTCCGGGGGTACGTCGAGGACCTCGCCGACGCCTTCCGACCGGCCTCGCTGTTCGTCCAGCCCTCGCGGATGGACGCCTTCCCCGTCTCGACCCTCGAAGCGATGCGCGCTGGCGTGCCGCCGCTGGTGACCCGGACCGCGGGCACCCGCTCGGAGGCCCGCGAAATCGACCCCGGCCTCGTGGTCGAGACCAACGAGTACGCGCTCTCGCGGGGGGTCAGGGAGTACTTCGACCGCGACCCCGACGACCGCCGGGAACTCGCTCGCCGCGCTCGCGAGCGCGGCGAGCGATTCGACCCCGACTCCCGGAAGGCGGCGTTCCGCGAGGCGTTCCGCGACGTTCTCAAAGAACTTTAA
- a CDS encoding sulfatase, with the protein MNPLKRFPRANNAWMDLKHRVAHWRKRRKRREFGGRAGADLTVTDPRNVLVVVLDCLRADHVSGFGHDRPTTPALDRFADEAAAFSNAKAPSSWTFPSIPSLLSGRYPHEHGGRMAADPRNLSSEQFPSRPRADVPMLPDLLESAGYDTGMVTAIPMAEEAVGDRFRHVSVRYTDASERVDAAREWLSGRDRWFCHLHLGDPHAPLDIPDEHRETFGVPETDGLEDWRFREGTGDGGDDFESYRDAKLRAYDAAIRGADDALADLLADLPDDTVVVVCGDHGEAFWEHPGLERRLNHDPRGYYATDHGHSVLEEVARVPLWVRAPGVETGVTDRPVSLVDVAPTILSALGADVPEVLGGPEDLNSADGLSGRSLAEAASDRPLLCEETAYGYNQRAVWHDGEKLVAVPETGERAAFALDGYLEGDPLDSVPDHLDAALAGFGSGVAGGERMDVDDDTRDRLAELGYLE; encoded by the coding sequence ATGAACCCCCTGAAGCGGTTCCCGCGGGCGAACAACGCGTGGATGGACCTGAAGCATCGCGTGGCCCACTGGCGAAAGCGCCGGAAGCGCCGGGAGTTCGGCGGCCGAGCGGGCGCAGACCTGACCGTCACCGACCCCCGGAACGTCCTCGTCGTGGTACTCGACTGCCTCCGGGCCGACCACGTCTCGGGGTTCGGCCACGACCGGCCGACCACGCCCGCGCTCGACCGCTTCGCCGACGAGGCGGCGGCGTTCTCGAACGCCAAGGCCCCGAGTTCGTGGACGTTCCCCTCGATACCCTCCCTGCTGTCGGGGCGGTACCCCCACGAACACGGCGGGCGAATGGCGGCCGACCCGCGGAACCTCTCCTCCGAGCAGTTCCCCAGCAGGCCCCGGGCAGACGTCCCGATGCTCCCGGACCTGCTGGAGTCGGCGGGCTACGACACCGGGATGGTGACCGCGATTCCGATGGCCGAGGAGGCGGTCGGCGACCGGTTCCGGCACGTCAGCGTCAGGTACACCGACGCCAGCGAGCGGGTCGATGCGGCCCGCGAGTGGCTGTCCGGGCGCGACCGGTGGTTCTGTCACCTCCACCTCGGGGACCCCCACGCGCCCCTCGATATCCCGGACGAACACCGCGAGACGTTCGGCGTGCCCGAGACGGACGGCCTCGAAGACTGGCGGTTCCGCGAGGGGACCGGGGACGGAGGCGACGACTTCGAATCCTATCGCGACGCCAAACTCCGGGCCTACGACGCCGCGATTCGGGGGGCCGACGACGCCCTCGCCGACCTGCTCGCCGACCTCCCCGACGACACCGTGGTCGTCGTCTGCGGCGACCACGGCGAGGCCTTCTGGGAGCATCCCGGATTGGAGCGCCGACTCAACCACGACCCCCGGGGCTACTACGCGACCGACCACGGCCACAGCGTGCTCGAAGAGGTGGCGCGCGTTCCTCTCTGGGTTCGTGCGCCCGGCGTCGAGACCGGAGTCACCGACCGCCCCGTCTCGCTCGTGGATGTCGCGCCGACGATTCTGTCGGCGCTCGGCGCGGACGTTCCCGAGGTCCTCGGGGGCCCCGAGGACCTCAACAGTGCGGACGGCCTCAGCGGCCGGTCGCTCGCCGAGGCGGCGAGCGACCGGCCGCTGCTCTGCGAGGAGACGGCGTACGGCTACAATCAGCGCGCGGTCTGGCACGACGGCGAGAAACTGGTCGCGGTGCCCGAGACGGGCGAACGCGCGGCGTTCGCCCTCGACGGGTATCTGGAGGGCGACCCCCTCGACTCGGTGCCCGACCACCTCGACGCCGCGCTCGCGGGGTTCGGGTCGGGCGTCGCCGGGGGCGAGCGGATGGACGTGGACGACGACACCCGCGACCGGCTCGCGGAACTTGGCTACCTCGAATGA